In a single window of the Pyrococcus sp. NA2 genome:
- a CDS encoding dihydroorotate dehydrogenase, with protein sequence MLKIELLGLEFENPLILASGVVDMTPELLRRAHREGAGGVVTKSIGIEPRKGYENPTIVELPYGLINAMGLPNPGWEAFLEEFKGQKFEFPVIVSVFGGNPDEFAFLVERLDEVADAFELNLSCPHAKGYGMEIGQDPENVYRIVKVTKEITDKPIIAKLTPNTNDIVKLGLAAERAEADAVSAINTVKAIAIDIYAKRPILSNKVGGYSGPGIKPIALRAVYDLAKSLDIPIIGIGGITSWEDAVEFFLAGASAVQIGTAVYLKGLSVFKEIANGLENYLRTEGFSSIREIIGLALKV encoded by the coding sequence ATGCTAAAGATAGAGCTCCTAGGATTAGAGTTCGAAAATCCGTTGATACTTGCCTCAGGAGTCGTTGACATGACACCTGAATTGCTAAGAAGAGCTCATAGAGAGGGAGCTGGAGGTGTGGTTACCAAGTCAATTGGCATTGAACCAAGGAAAGGTTATGAAAACCCGACGATAGTCGAGTTGCCATATGGACTTATAAACGCAATGGGACTTCCAAATCCTGGATGGGAAGCATTTTTAGAGGAGTTCAAGGGACAAAAATTTGAATTTCCAGTCATAGTTTCAGTTTTTGGGGGAAATCCTGACGAATTTGCCTTTCTTGTTGAAAGGCTTGATGAGGTTGCAGATGCCTTTGAGTTGAACCTTAGTTGCCCACATGCAAAAGGCTATGGAATGGAGATCGGACAAGATCCTGAGAATGTGTATAGAATTGTTAAGGTAACTAAGGAAATTACTGATAAACCAATCATAGCAAAGCTTACACCAAACACCAACGATATAGTTAAACTAGGCCTAGCAGCTGAAAGAGCAGAAGCCGATGCCGTTTCGGCAATAAACACAGTAAAAGCAATAGCCATAGATATTTACGCAAAGAGGCCAATCCTAAGCAATAAGGTTGGGGGATATTCAGGCCCAGGTATTAAGCCAATAGCTCTAAGGGCCGTATATGACTTGGCAAAGTCCCTAGATATACCGATAATTGGAATTGGAGGAATAACATCATGGGAAGATGCTGTCGAGTTCTTCTTAGCTGGGGCCTCTGCAGTTCAAATAGGAACTGCAGTCTATCTAAAAGGGCTCTCGGTCTTTAAGGAAATTGCCAATGGATTAGAAAACTACCTTAGAACTGAGGGGTTCTCCAGTATTAGAGAGATAATAGGGCTCGCCCTGAAAGTTTGA
- the acdAI gene encoding acetate--CoA ligase II subunit alpha produces the protein MGLEALFNPKSIAVIGASSKPGKIGYAIMKNLIEYGYKGKIYPVNIKGGEMEISGRKFKVYKSILEIPDEVDMAVIVVPAKFVPGVLEECGKKGVKVVPIISSGFGELGEEGKKVEQQLVETAKKYGMRILGPNIFGVVYTPANLNATFGPKDVLPGPLALISQSGALGIALMGWTILEKIGLSAVVSVGNKADIDDADLLEFFKDDENTKAILIYMEGVKDGRRFMEVAKEVSKKKPIIVIKAGRSERGAKAAASHTGSLAGSDTIYSAAFKQSGVLRALTIGEAFDWARALSNLPEPQGDNVVIITNGGGIGVMATDAAEEEGLHLYDNLEELKIFANHMPPFGSYKNPVDLTGMADAKSYEGAIRDALAHPEMHSIVVLYCQTAVLDPRELAEIIIREYNNSGRKKPLVVAIVGGSEAKEAINKLNENGIPAYPEPERAIKSLSALYKWSKWKEKHRD, from the coding sequence ATGGGATTAGAGGCTCTTTTTAATCCAAAGAGCATCGCTGTTATAGGAGCTTCTTCAAAACCAGGGAAAATAGGGTATGCAATTATGAAGAACTTGATCGAATATGGCTACAAAGGCAAAATATACCCTGTGAACATAAAAGGTGGAGAAATGGAAATTAGCGGTAGGAAGTTCAAGGTATACAAGAGCATTCTGGAAATTCCAGACGAAGTTGATATGGCCGTAATTGTTGTTCCAGCTAAGTTCGTTCCAGGGGTTTTAGAGGAATGTGGAAAGAAGGGTGTCAAGGTTGTTCCAATAATATCATCAGGGTTTGGAGAACTTGGAGAAGAAGGTAAGAAAGTTGAGCAACAATTAGTTGAAACTGCAAAGAAATATGGAATGAGGATTCTAGGACCAAACATATTTGGAGTTGTTTACACTCCCGCAAATCTCAACGCAACGTTCGGCCCTAAAGATGTTCTCCCTGGACCATTAGCCCTGATAAGTCAGAGTGGAGCCCTGGGAATAGCCTTAATGGGATGGACGATTCTCGAGAAGATAGGACTCTCAGCAGTTGTCAGCGTTGGTAATAAGGCAGATATAGATGACGCTGACTTGTTGGAGTTCTTCAAAGATGACGAGAACACGAAGGCAATTCTAATCTATATGGAAGGAGTCAAAGATGGAAGAAGGTTCATGGAAGTCGCCAAGGAAGTTAGCAAGAAGAAGCCAATAATAGTCATTAAAGCAGGAAGGAGCGAGAGAGGAGCTAAAGCCGCTGCTAGCCATACAGGTTCCCTAGCGGGAAGTGACACCATCTACAGTGCAGCATTCAAGCAGAGTGGAGTTTTGAGAGCTCTAACAATTGGGGAGGCCTTTGACTGGGCTAGGGCATTAAGCAACCTTCCAGAGCCCCAGGGAGATAACGTAGTTATAATAACGAATGGTGGAGGAATTGGAGTGATGGCTACTGATGCTGCGGAGGAAGAGGGACTACATCTCTATGATAATCTTGAGGAGCTAAAGATATTTGCAAATCACATGCCTCCCTTCGGTAGCTACAAGAATCCCGTTGACTTAACTGGTATGGCAGATGCTAAAAGCTATGAAGGAGCTATTAGGGATGCTCTTGCCCATCCAGAGATGCACTCAATAGTTGTGCTTTATTGCCAGACGGCAGTTCTCGATCCAAGGGAGCTAGCTGAGATTATAATAAGGGAATACAACAATAGTGGTAGAAAGAAGCCTCTCGTTGTAGCAATAGTCGGAGGTAGTGAGGCAAAGGAGGCAATAAACAAGCTGAATGAAAATGGAATTCCAGCATATCCAGAACCAGAAAGAGCAATTAAGTCACTCTCAGCATTGTACAAATGGAGTAAGTGGAAGGAGAAGCATAGAGATTAA
- a CDS encoding 50S ribosomal protein L37e, with amino-acid sequence MSKGTPSFGKRNKTPTHIRCRRCGRKAFNVKKGYCAACGFGRSRRLRKYRWSKKWKKKKNVH; translated from the coding sequence ATGAGCAAGGGAACACCATCATTTGGAAAAAGAAACAAGACTCCAACTCACATTAGATGTAGGAGGTGTGGAAGGAAAGCTTTTAATGTAAAGAAGGGTTATTGCGCTGCTTGTGGATTTGGTAGAAGCAGAAGACTTAGGAAATATAGGTGGAGCAAGAAGTGGAAGAAAAAGAAGAACGTCCATTAA
- a CDS encoding LSm family protein gives MAERPLDVIHRSLDKDVLVILKKGFEFRGRLIGYDIHLNVVLADAEMIQDGEVVKKYGKIVIRGDNVLAISPSEE, from the coding sequence ATGGCCGAGAGACCACTTGATGTTATCCACAGGTCATTGGATAAGGACGTACTTGTGATACTCAAGAAGGGATTTGAATTCAGAGGCAGGCTCATTGGATATGACATTCATTTGAACGTTGTTCTCGCTGATGCTGAAATGATTCAGGATGGGGAAGTTGTAAAGAAGTATGGAAAAATCGTCATAAGGGGAGATAATGTTCTTGCCATATCACCTAGCGAAGAGTGA
- a CDS encoding Lrp/AsnC family transcriptional regulator — MRAQLDEIDKKIIEILQRDGKAPLREISKITGLAESTIHERIKKLKDSGVIKKFTAIIDPEALGYSMLAFILVKVKAGKYPEVASKLAEYPEIMEVYETTGDYDMVVKIRTRNSEELNNFLDAIGSIPGVEGTHTMIVLKTHKETTELPVK, encoded by the coding sequence GTGAGAGCCCAACTTGACGAAATTGACAAGAAGATAATAGAGATTCTTCAGAGAGATGGCAAAGCGCCTTTAAGGGAGATATCAAAAATCACCGGGCTCGCAGAGTCAACAATTCATGAGAGAATAAAGAAATTGAAGGACAGTGGGGTTATCAAGAAGTTTACCGCAATAATTGATCCAGAGGCCCTAGGATATTCAATGTTGGCATTTATCTTAGTTAAAGTAAAAGCTGGAAAATACCCAGAGGTCGCTTCAAAGTTAGCCGAATATCCAGAAATAATGGAGGTATATGAAACAACAGGGGACTACGACATGGTCGTCAAAATAAGAACAAGGAACAGTGAAGAGCTAAATAACTTCTTAGATGCAATAGGGAGTATTCCTGGGGTTGAGGGTACACATACGATGATCGTTTTAAAGACCCATAAAGAGACTACAGAATTGCCCGTGAAGTAG
- a CDS encoding nascent polypeptide-associated complex protein gives MMPMNPKQLRKLMKQLDMKQLEGVKEVIIRMENKEIIIKEPVVTVIRAMGEKMYQIAGGHEEEKTIVKISDEDIKLVMEQTGVDYDTAKKALEETGGDLAEAILKLTGETLQ, from the coding sequence ATGATGCCGATGAATCCAAAGCAGTTGAGAAAGCTAATGAAGCAACTTGACATGAAGCAACTTGAAGGTGTTAAAGAGGTAATAATTAGGATGGAGAACAAGGAGATAATAATAAAGGAGCCTGTCGTCACTGTAATTAGGGCAATGGGGGAAAAGATGTATCAGATTGCCGGAGGACATGAGGAGGAAAAGACTATAGTAAAGATTTCTGACGAAGATATAAAGCTTGTAATGGAACAAACCGGTGTTGATTATGACACCGCTAAAAAGGCTTTAGAGGAAACGGGGGGAGATTTGGCTGAGGCGATATTAAAGCTAACCGGTGAAACTCTCCAATAA
- a CDS encoding M42 family metallopeptidase, whose amino-acid sequence MVNYELLKKVVEAPGVSGYEFLGIRDVVIEEIKDYVDEVKVDKLGNVIAHRKGNGPKVMIAAHMDQIGLMVTNIEKNGFLRVAPIGGVDPKTLIAQRFKVWIDKGKFIYGVGASVPPHIQKPEERKKAPDWDQIFIDIGAESKEEAEEMGVKIGTVITWDGRLERLGKHRFVSIAFDDRIAVYTMLEVARQLEDTKADVYFVATVQEEVGLRGARTSAFALEPDYGFAIDVTIAADVPGTPEHKQVTHLGKGTAIKIMDRSVICHPTIVRWLEELAKKYEIPYQLEILLGGGTDAGAIHLTKAGVPTGALSVPARYIHSNAEVVDERDVDATVKLMVKALENIHELKI is encoded by the coding sequence ATGGTCAATTATGAGCTTTTAAAGAAGGTTGTTGAGGCCCCAGGTGTTTCCGGATATGAATTCTTGGGCATTAGAGACGTCGTAATAGAGGAGATAAAGGATTACGTCGATGAGGTAAAGGTGGACAAGCTAGGAAATGTCATAGCCCATAGGAAAGGAAATGGGCCGAAAGTTATGATAGCAGCTCACATGGATCAGATAGGTTTAATGGTGACTAACATAGAAAAGAATGGATTTCTAAGGGTTGCTCCAATTGGAGGTGTTGATCCAAAGACGCTGATAGCTCAGAGATTTAAGGTGTGGATAGACAAAGGTAAGTTCATCTATGGAGTTGGAGCATCCGTTCCTCCGCACATTCAAAAACCTGAGGAGAGAAAGAAGGCCCCAGATTGGGATCAGATATTCATTGACATTGGTGCAGAAAGTAAGGAAGAAGCTGAGGAGATGGGAGTAAAGATAGGAACTGTAATTACCTGGGACGGCAGACTTGAAAGATTAGGAAAACACAGGTTCGTTAGCATAGCCTTTGATGACAGGATCGCCGTGTACACGATGTTGGAAGTTGCAAGACAGTTGGAAGATACCAAGGCAGACGTTTACTTTGTGGCAACGGTTCAGGAGGAAGTTGGGTTAAGAGGAGCAAGAACCTCAGCCTTTGCACTCGAGCCCGATTACGGTTTCGCAATAGATGTGACCATAGCAGCTGACGTCCCGGGAACTCCCGAGCACAAGCAGGTAACTCATCTAGGAAAGGGCACCGCGATAAAGATAATGGATCGCTCCGTGATATGTCATCCAACCATAGTGAGATGGCTTGAGGAGTTAGCCAAGAAGTATGAAATCCCATACCAACTCGAAATACTCCTGGGTGGAGGAACAGATGCTGGGGCTATTCACTTAACGAAGGCAGGAGTTCCAACTGGAGCATTGAGCGTTCCTGCAAGGTACATACATTCAAATGCCGAAGTCGTCGACGAGAGAGACGTAGATGCAACCGTCAAGTTAATGGTTAAGGCTCTCGAGAACATCCATGAGCTTAAGATCTAA
- the rtcA gene encoding RNA 3'-terminal phosphate cyclase, producing the protein MITIDGSYGEGGGQILRTSIALSAITGEPVRIINIRANRPNPGLRPQHLHGILALKQLTNAEVRGAQVGSRELVFIPRKLEAKRINVEIGTAGSITLVLQALLPAMAFANDKVEFRITGGTDVPWSPPVDYLSNVTMFALSKLGIKGEVNIERRGHYPKGGGIVTGYMEPWKERKELKAKRYNKIIKIRGISHSTNLPSHVAERQAKAAKEELEKLNVPIDIKTEVSRSIGPGSGIVVWAETDCLRLGGDALGKRGKPAEVVGKEAAQELLEQLKSGNCVDKFLGDQLIPFLAFSGGEIWVAEITNHLITNVWVVENFLGKVFDVDGKVGEPGKVKVVRRVEG; encoded by the coding sequence ATGATAACAATAGATGGCAGCTATGGGGAGGGGGGAGGTCAAATACTGAGAACTTCGATAGCCCTCTCAGCGATAACCGGGGAACCCGTAAGGATAATAAATATAAGGGCAAATAGGCCAAATCCAGGGCTTAGACCTCAACACTTACATGGAATACTTGCATTAAAGCAGTTGACAAATGCTGAAGTTAGAGGAGCCCAAGTTGGATCCAGAGAACTAGTTTTCATTCCAAGGAAACTAGAAGCAAAAAGGATTAACGTGGAAATTGGGACTGCGGGTAGCATTACGCTCGTTCTCCAAGCATTGTTACCTGCCATGGCTTTTGCAAACGATAAAGTTGAATTCAGAATAACTGGTGGAACAGATGTTCCCTGGAGCCCTCCAGTAGATTATCTGAGTAATGTAACAATGTTCGCCCTCTCAAAACTTGGAATTAAAGGAGAGGTAAATATAGAGAGGAGGGGTCACTATCCAAAGGGAGGAGGAATAGTAACAGGTTACATGGAGCCCTGGAAAGAGAGAAAAGAGCTGAAAGCTAAGAGGTACAATAAAATAATTAAGATCAGAGGAATAAGCCACTCAACGAACTTACCTTCCCATGTTGCTGAGAGACAGGCAAAAGCCGCAAAGGAGGAACTTGAAAAGCTTAACGTTCCAATCGACATAAAGACGGAGGTTTCAAGATCAATTGGACCCGGAAGTGGAATAGTCGTTTGGGCAGAGACCGATTGTTTAAGACTCGGAGGAGATGCTTTAGGAAAGAGAGGAAAACCTGCTGAAGTCGTGGGAAAAGAAGCAGCCCAAGAATTGCTGGAACAACTGAAATCGGGAAATTGCGTTGATAAATTCCTTGGTGATCAGCTAATACCATTCCTAGCATTTTCAGGAGGAGAGATCTGGGTTGCTGAAATAACAAATCACCTGATAACGAATGTTTGGGTTGTTGAGAATTTCCTGGGGAAGGTGTTTGATGTAGATGGAAAGGTTGGTGAACCTGGAAAGGTGAAAGTTGTTAGGAGGGTTGAGGGATGA
- a CDS encoding metallophosphoesterase, whose product MKIGIMSDTHDNLPAIRMAVEFFNKEGVELVLHAGDFVAPFVAKELSKLNAPLKGVFGNNDGEREGLKERLGIKDEVLTLDLDGFKVIMLHGTDERIVEALAKSQLYDIVIRGHTHRHGIQEVGRTIVINPGEVCGYVTGIKSVAILNTTEREIRIINLENGKILGLMSL is encoded by the coding sequence ATGAAAATTGGGATAATGAGCGATACCCATGACAATCTTCCTGCGATAAGAATGGCCGTTGAGTTCTTTAATAAGGAAGGTGTTGAGCTTGTCCTACATGCAGGAGACTTCGTGGCCCCATTCGTTGCCAAAGAACTTTCAAAGCTAAATGCTCCACTAAAAGGAGTCTTTGGAAATAACGATGGAGAAAGGGAAGGTCTAAAGGAGAGACTTGGAATCAAGGACGAAGTATTGACACTTGACTTAGATGGGTTTAAAGTCATCATGCTTCATGGAACCGATGAGAGAATAGTTGAGGCACTAGCAAAGAGCCAGCTCTATGACATAGTAATCAGGGGACATACCCATAGGCATGGTATTCAAGAAGTTGGAAGAACCATTGTGATTAATCCAGGAGAGGTATGTGGCTACGTTACTGGAATAAAAAGTGTTGCAATATTAAACACAACTGAGAGAGAGATAAGGATAATAAATTTGGAGAATGGAAAGATACTAGGACTCATGAGCCTCTAG
- a CDS encoding ABC transporter permease, with translation MSDFLIVLQKELKDMFRDKGLIVGLIIVPLVLYPALGQMIQVGMEEAKKETKVVIANFDEGEYARLLIKGLEVAPNVTVIKVEANSVEEALRIAESRNYNILLVIPKNFTKCILEDKRATVEVYGIFRGMSLGMRESISESRVNAVVNVISEELAKLKIRGKFNNPGAVLHPIDVKGYSVIKGRIVNLPPSIVSGILASQAFSIPIVIFIMFTFVSQMAASSIASEKENKTLETLLTLPVSRTSIVAGKMLGTGIMGLIAAVAYMIGMKRYLGSFGGSNIKLEDIGLSISPQALLMFGLIIFLSIIFAISLSMLLGIFAEDTKSAGTLVSMVMMPLLFPTFAFMIVDVDSLPALIKYILYAIPFSHPVIASRAMIFGEYGQLYKSIIYLALISVITLYITAKFFTTEKLLTAKIKFRKARGS, from the coding sequence ATGTCTGATTTCCTAATTGTCCTTCAGAAGGAGTTAAAGGATATGTTTAGGGATAAAGGGTTGATAGTGGGTCTTATAATAGTTCCTTTAGTTCTATACCCGGCTCTTGGTCAAATGATACAGGTGGGAATGGAAGAAGCCAAGAAGGAGACCAAAGTTGTCATAGCGAATTTTGACGAAGGAGAGTATGCAAGGCTATTAATTAAGGGACTTGAGGTTGCTCCAAATGTTACCGTGATTAAGGTAGAGGCAAATAGTGTGGAGGAAGCGTTAAGGATTGCTGAGAGCAGAAACTACAACATCCTACTTGTCATACCGAAGAATTTCACAAAATGCATCTTAGAAGATAAGAGGGCAACCGTTGAGGTGTACGGTATATTCAGAGGAATGAGTCTTGGAATGAGAGAGAGCATCAGTGAATCAAGGGTTAATGCTGTTGTTAACGTTATAAGTGAGGAGTTGGCAAAGCTTAAGATAAGGGGAAAGTTCAACAACCCAGGGGCAGTTCTTCATCCAATAGATGTTAAGGGATACTCAGTAATTAAAGGGAGAATCGTTAATCTGCCTCCTTCAATAGTTTCAGGAATATTAGCTTCTCAAGCATTTTCAATTCCAATTGTTATATTCATAATGTTTACATTCGTCTCTCAAATGGCTGCAAGCAGTATAGCAAGTGAGAAGGAGAACAAGACACTTGAGACCCTGCTAACCCTTCCAGTGTCAAGGACTTCAATTGTTGCTGGAAAGATGCTTGGAACTGGAATAATGGGACTGATAGCTGCGGTGGCTTACATGATAGGAATGAAAAGATATCTTGGAAGCTTTGGAGGATCCAATATAAAGCTTGAGGACATAGGATTAAGCATAAGTCCCCAGGCCTTGTTAATGTTTGGACTTATAATCTTCCTGTCGATAATCTTTGCAATTTCCCTCTCCATGCTTCTTGGAATCTTTGCTGAAGACACGAAAAGCGCTGGAACTTTGGTCAGCATGGTTATGATGCCCTTACTCTTTCCAACTTTCGCTTTCATGATAGTTGATGTGGATTCCCTTCCAGCATTAATCAAGTACATCCTCTACGCAATACCATTCAGTCATCCTGTGATAGCTTCAAGGGCCATGATATTTGGCGAATACGGTCAGCTCTACAAGAGCATAATTTACCTTGCCTTGATATCCGTGATAACCCTCTACATCACGGCTAAGTTCTTCACAACAGAAAAGTTACTGACGGCAAAAATAAAATTCAGGAAAGCTAGAGGCTCATGA
- a CDS encoding ABC transporter ATP-binding protein: MTAVIVSNLEKDYGKVKALKGISFQIEEGEIFGLIGPNGAGKSTTLKILATLLLPTGGRAEVFGHDVVKEANEVRKLISYLPEEAGAYKRLTGLEYLEFMARLYAKNENKAEKMVKLGIELSGLGERLMDKISTYSKGMTRRLLLARALMVKPKFAILDEPTSGLDVMNAFEIRKIIKKFAKEGITFLISSHNMLEVEYLCDRVALIHKGRIVAIGTPEELKESYKAENLEEVFMEVVSNV, from the coding sequence ATGACCGCGGTAATCGTTTCAAACCTTGAGAAGGACTACGGGAAGGTTAAGGCCCTTAAGGGAATAAGCTTCCAGATAGAGGAAGGGGAAATATTTGGGCTCATTGGCCCCAATGGAGCGGGAAAGTCAACCACCTTGAAGATCTTAGCAACCCTCCTCCTTCCCACTGGGGGAAGGGCTGAGGTCTTTGGACATGACGTGGTTAAAGAGGCAAATGAAGTTAGAAAGTTGATAAGTTATCTCCCAGAGGAGGCTGGAGCTTATAAGAGATTAACTGGGCTTGAATATTTGGAGTTCATGGCAAGACTTTATGCTAAGAACGAGAATAAGGCAGAAAAGATGGTGAAGCTGGGAATAGAACTTAGCGGTTTAGGAGAGAGGCTTATGGATAAGATTTCAACTTATTCAAAAGGTATGACAAGGAGACTTTTACTTGCAAGGGCCCTCATGGTTAAGCCAAAGTTTGCAATTCTCGATGAGCCTACAAGTGGTTTGGATGTTATGAACGCCTTTGAAATAAGGAAGATAATAAAGAAATTTGCAAAAGAGGGAATAACATTCCTCATTTCAAGTCACAACATGCTCGAAGTTGAGTACCTTTGCGATAGAGTGGCCTTGATTCACAAAGGGAGGATAGTAGCCATTGGAACTCCTGAGGAGCTTAAGGAATCGTACAAAGCAGAAAACTTAGAAGAAGTATTTATGGAGGTCGTTTCAAATGTCTGA
- a CDS encoding helix-turn-helix transcriptional regulator, whose amino-acid sequence MKNRLRELREMYGLTQEELAKKLGVTRQTIIAIEKGKYDPSLRLAFKIAKFFGVKIEDIFIYDDEE is encoded by the coding sequence TTGAAAAACAGGCTAAGGGAACTTAGAGAGATGTATGGATTAACGCAGGAGGAACTGGCAAAGAAGTTGGGCGTGACGAGGCAAACCATCATAGCGATAGAGAAGGGGAAGTATGACCCATCCCTCAGATTGGCTTTTAAAATAGCAAAGTTCTTTGGTGTTAAGATCGAGGATATATTCATATATGATGATGAAGAGTAA